One genomic window of Polyangium aurulentum includes the following:
- a CDS encoding LysR substrate-binding domain-containing protein, with translation MLNLNDFFYFVQVVDRGGFTAASRTLNVPKTTLSDRIQQLEADLGVRLLNRTSRRFGMTDAGEEFYRHAVAMLQSAELAETAIRSRLTEPVGTVRCTAGVATMQFAMSGLIADFLLKHPKVNVVAHASDRTVDIVGENYDIAVRAHSELLPDSNLVQRTLAAAPWSLFAGASYLDTNGTPETPEDLRDHPSLFMTRTGVDPIWRLRRADQASDEIAIPLTPRFMVDDMVSLQEAAIRSLGVVALPCYVCREAVRSGALRVVLPDWLAGEATITALVSYRQGLLPSVRAFLDHLAAEFPKTVLI, from the coding sequence GTGTTGAACCTGAACGACTTTTTCTATTTTGTGCAGGTGGTCGATCGCGGCGGGTTCACGGCTGCGAGCCGGACGTTGAACGTCCCCAAGACGACGCTCAGCGACCGCATCCAGCAGCTGGAGGCCGATCTCGGCGTCCGGCTGCTCAACCGGACTTCACGCCGCTTCGGGATGACCGACGCAGGAGAGGAGTTCTACCGGCACGCCGTGGCGATGCTCCAGAGCGCCGAGCTGGCCGAGACTGCCATTCGTAGCCGGCTGACCGAGCCGGTGGGGACAGTGCGATGCACGGCCGGCGTCGCGACCATGCAGTTCGCGATGTCCGGTCTCATTGCCGACTTCCTCCTGAAGCATCCAAAGGTGAACGTCGTCGCGCACGCCTCGGATCGCACGGTCGACATCGTCGGCGAGAATTACGACATCGCCGTCAGGGCGCACTCCGAGCTGCTGCCCGATTCCAACCTCGTCCAGCGGACGCTGGCCGCGGCGCCCTGGTCCCTGTTCGCGGGAGCGAGCTATCTCGACACCAACGGGACGCCGGAGACGCCCGAGGATCTTCGAGATCATCCCTCCCTCTTCATGACGCGGACGGGCGTGGACCCAATCTGGCGGCTTCGCCGCGCGGACCAGGCGAGCGACGAGATCGCGATTCCGCTGACGCCCCGGTTCATGGTCGACGACATGGTCAGCCTTCAGGAGGCGGCGATCCGCAGCCTCGGGGTCGTCGCGTTGCCCTGCTACGTCTGCCGGGAGGCGGTGCGATCCGGCGCGTTGCGGGTCGTGCTGCCGGACTGGCTGGCGGGCGAGGCCACCATCACCGCGCTCGTTTCCTATCGGCAGGGGCTTCTTCCGTCGGTTCGCGCTTTCCTCGATCACCTGGCGGCGGAGTTTCCCAAGACCGTCCTGATCTAG
- a CDS encoding polysaccharide deacetylase family protein yields MSVSPALSPCFSAAPRLRPRGFHSGPHRSGGRAIDLRHEAPMLSVLSRVRQNAVVVALALSTITLFPGHDALASTCTYPELPIAPRPDYLSPDTVVLTFDDGPDLSNTPEVLDILKQEGIHAAFFINTATRDVLVDAPPGTPGRDEARALVRRIVEEGHELGNHTVHHLHLPQLSPAEIHEELGGLERTVSEILGTCGPKLTLVRAPYGEPYWFAPDDPTIPKVTSALREHGVHVGWSIDTKDYRCSEGDAGCVYDRVVRELDAGNYGVILMHSVHSQTVLALPRIVAELRHRHMKFATVEEAVRARYGRSSAELVSNPTACPLRAPAAETSLSGDPPSADPDCG; encoded by the coding sequence ATGAGCGTCTCCCCCGCCTTGTCGCCCTGCTTTTCTGCTGCTCCCCGCCTGCGGCCCCGCGGCTTCCACAGCGGCCCCCACCGGAGCGGGGGCCGTGCCATTGACCTCCGCCATGAGGCACCGATGCTCTCCGTATTGTCCCGCGTTCGCCAGAACGCCGTCGTTGTCGCCCTCGCGCTGTCCACTATCACGCTGTTCCCAGGACACGACGCGCTCGCGAGTACATGCACCTATCCAGAACTCCCCATAGCACCGAGGCCGGATTACCTCTCTCCTGATACCGTCGTGCTCACCTTCGACGATGGGCCGGACCTCTCGAACACGCCCGAGGTGCTGGATATCCTGAAGCAGGAAGGAATCCACGCCGCCTTCTTCATCAACACGGCCACACGCGACGTGCTCGTCGACGCGCCGCCGGGGACGCCGGGGCGCGACGAGGCGCGCGCCCTCGTGCGACGCATCGTGGAAGAGGGGCACGAACTCGGCAATCACACAGTACACCACCTGCATCTGCCGCAGCTCTCGCCGGCGGAGATCCACGAGGAGCTCGGGGGACTCGAGCGCACCGTGTCCGAGATACTCGGCACCTGCGGTCCGAAGCTCACGTTGGTGCGAGCGCCATATGGTGAGCCCTACTGGTTCGCGCCGGACGACCCCACAATCCCCAAGGTGACCTCCGCCCTGCGCGAGCACGGGGTGCACGTGGGCTGGTCCATCGATACCAAGGATTACAGATGCTCAGAGGGGGACGCCGGCTGTGTGTACGACCGTGTGGTGCGAGAGCTCGACGCGGGCAACTACGGCGTCATCCTCATGCACAGCGTGCATTCGCAGACGGTGCTGGCGCTGCCGCGGATCGTCGCGGAGCTCCGGCACCGGCACATGAAATTCGCGACCGTCGAGGAGGCAGTGCGCGCGCGGTACGGAAGATCGTCCGCCGAGCTCGTCTCGAACCCGACCGCGTGCCCCCTTCGCGCGCCCGCCGCCGAGACCTCGCTATCGGGCGATCCGCCTTCCGCCGACCCAGATTGCGGCTAG
- a CDS encoding LysR family transcriptional regulator, whose product MLDLNDFRYFVEVADKGGLSAAARSLQRPISTISYRIQQLERELGLTLLARTSRRLTLTDCGEEFYAHAVSTLERAAEAELAMRSRCTEPAGTVRYSVAVAIAQFAMPEMITAFVAQYPKVELVQHTGDANVDIVADRFDFAIRAHSGALPDSTLVQRPLADVRWHLFAAPDYLKEAGTPETPADLAGHQTLFMKRDHVAPAWRLRREADSAQVVQVVLRPRMQGACMVTLKRAAEARLGVVALPAYVCREEVKAGHLQRVLPAWVAGDSTITALMPSRRGMTAATRAFIEHIAAAFPAAVRLG is encoded by the coding sequence GTGCTCGATCTCAACGACTTCAGGTACTTCGTCGAAGTGGCCGACAAGGGTGGACTGTCGGCCGCCGCGCGCTCCCTCCAGCGGCCCATCTCGACGATCAGCTACCGGATCCAGCAGCTCGAACGCGAACTCGGGCTGACGCTGCTCGCGCGCACGTCGCGCCGCCTCACGCTGACGGATTGCGGCGAGGAGTTCTATGCGCACGCCGTGAGCACCCTCGAACGCGCCGCGGAAGCGGAATTGGCCATGCGAAGCCGCTGCACCGAACCGGCGGGGACGGTCCGATACAGCGTGGCGGTGGCCATCGCGCAATTCGCGATGCCCGAGATGATCACGGCGTTTGTCGCGCAGTACCCGAAGGTCGAACTCGTCCAGCACACCGGCGACGCCAATGTCGACATCGTCGCCGACCGCTTCGACTTCGCCATCCGCGCGCACTCGGGAGCGCTTCCCGACTCGACGCTGGTGCAACGACCGCTCGCCGACGTGCGCTGGCATCTGTTCGCCGCCCCGGACTACTTGAAGGAGGCCGGCACGCCGGAGACCCCGGCCGACCTGGCCGGGCACCAGACCCTGTTCATGAAGCGCGACCACGTCGCGCCCGCCTGGCGCCTCAGGCGCGAAGCCGATAGCGCCCAGGTGGTGCAAGTCGTCCTCCGCCCGCGCATGCAAGGCGCTTGCATGGTGACATTGAAGCGCGCCGCCGAGGCGAGATTGGGCGTGGTGGCGCTGCCTGCCTACGTCTGTCGCGAGGAAGTGAAGGCCGGCCACCTGCAGCGGGTGCTGCCGGCGTGGGTGGCCGGGGACTCCACGATCACCGCGCTCATGCCGAGCCGGCGAGGGATGACCGCGGCGACGCGCGCCTTCAT
- the guaD gene encoding guanine deaminase, giving the protein MMTDLLGKTLAGTFFHAPALGAIEVLKDALIEIDAAGRIAAVRRSSDTGHADARIAASRAGNLVTMSDGRYVIPGFVDLHIHAPQYPQLGKALDVPLETWLQRHTFPLEARYADAAFARRVYEALVADLLANGTTTALYFATIHQEATRVLVDTCLEQGQRALVGKVAMDNAQQCPDFYRDASTEAGLEGTRSLIDYVRAHPQNGGGLVHPVVTPRFLPSCTDPMLEGLGAIAGSYGCHVQTHCSESDWAHGYALSRHGVTDAECLDRFGLLTRRSILVHSNLITEADMARIAARGAGIAHCPLSNAYFAHAVFPLRAALERGLRVGLGTDISGGPSASMLDACRMAVAASRMLEDGVDPALLPDRRGRSSSRIGVRDAFHLATAAGGDVLDLPVGRFEPGYYFDAILVDTDAPRGTIRLFPEFDEPEDVLEKIVYTASRANLAAIWVGGRRIAR; this is encoded by the coding sequence ATGATGACTGACCTCCTCGGCAAGACCCTCGCCGGCACCTTCTTCCACGCGCCCGCCCTCGGCGCTATCGAGGTGCTAAAGGATGCCCTCATCGAGATCGACGCAGCGGGCCGGATCGCCGCCGTGCGGAGGTCGAGCGACACCGGCCACGCAGACGCCCGGATTGCAGCGTCGCGCGCCGGCAATCTCGTGACGATGTCCGACGGCCGATACGTGATCCCCGGCTTCGTCGACCTCCATATCCATGCCCCGCAGTACCCGCAGCTCGGCAAAGCGCTCGACGTGCCGCTGGAGACCTGGCTGCAGCGACATACCTTCCCGCTGGAGGCCCGCTACGCCGACGCTGCCTTCGCGCGGAGAGTCTACGAGGCCCTCGTCGCCGATCTCCTCGCCAATGGCACCACGACGGCCCTCTACTTTGCCACCATCCATCAGGAGGCGACCCGCGTCCTCGTCGACACCTGCCTGGAGCAGGGACAGCGCGCCCTCGTCGGCAAGGTCGCGATGGACAACGCGCAGCAATGCCCCGACTTCTACCGCGACGCCTCGACGGAGGCCGGCCTCGAGGGCACCCGGTCGCTCATCGACTATGTCCGTGCACATCCGCAGAATGGGGGCGGCCTCGTCCACCCCGTCGTGACGCCGCGGTTCTTGCCCTCCTGCACCGACCCGATGCTGGAGGGGCTCGGCGCCATTGCCGGGAGCTACGGCTGCCACGTTCAAACCCATTGCTCGGAGAGCGACTGGGCGCACGGCTACGCCCTCTCTCGCCACGGCGTGACGGACGCCGAATGCCTCGACCGCTTCGGCCTCCTGACGCGGCGATCGATCCTCGTCCATTCGAACCTGATCACGGAGGCGGACATGGCCCGCATCGCCGCCCGCGGCGCGGGCATCGCGCATTGCCCCCTGTCGAACGCCTATTTCGCGCACGCCGTCTTCCCGCTCCGCGCGGCCCTCGAGAGAGGCTTGCGGGTCGGCCTCGGCACCGACATCTCCGGCGGCCCGAGCGCCTCGATGCTCGACGCCTGCCGCATGGCCGTCGCTGCCTCGCGCATGCTGGAGGACGGCGTCGACCCGGCGCTGCTGCCGGACAGGCGCGGCCGTTCCTCGTCCCGGATCGGCGTCCGCGACGCGTTCCATCTCGCGACCGCGGCCGGGGGCGATGTGCTCGATCTACCCGTCGGCCGCTTCGAGCCCGGGTACTACTTCGACGCGATTCTCGTCGACACCGACGCCCCGCGCGGCACCATCCGCCTATTTCCCGAATTCGACGAGCCGGAGGACGTGCTCGAGAAGATCGTCTACACCGCCTCCCGCGCGAACCTAGCCGCAATCTGGGTCGGCGGAAGGCGGATCGCCCGATAG
- a CDS encoding SBBP repeat-containing protein: MPIPLPVSASVAVLACALLSALSGCGGSPDRGLCTPLDINVAFGTTAPRFNGHVWSKLFGETASQYATDIAVDTLGSALITGYIDASITPEGRYRRDMFVLKISAAGDLVYNERFEDEPNERAGQVAVDPAGNALIASVIEATTPRDPAGDDVQLTKLDPDGALLWRKRFGGPGDQRISALAVDRSGNAILAGELEGSIDFGAGPMASAGSRDGFVVKLDPEGRHLWTARLGDRGWQAASAVAVDAQGNTIVAGTFNGRIHIGGGLSLETGGERDEIFVAKLDPQGRPLWAQRFGARGFLGELFSRYQRANALAVDASGNIFVVGVFGGKIDFGVSASGDSFRLESYDDYDAFVVKLSPKGEHVWRRRLPGSGDQHAVGVAVDSAGAAWVTGTMFGAVQMCGGAIKSAGASDVFLMNLDSSGRTMSFRRIGDDLAQQAADVAVDASGAALVVASGMGTMDFGGGPFSRGGEYGVFVAKLLP, from the coding sequence GTGCCGATTCCGCTCCCCGTCTCCGCTTCCGTCGCCGTCCTCGCCTGCGCGCTCCTCTCCGCGCTCTCCGGCTGCGGCGGCTCCCCCGATCGCGGCCTTTGCACCCCGCTCGACATCAATGTCGCCTTCGGAACCACCGCACCGCGCTTCAACGGCCATGTCTGGAGCAAGCTCTTCGGCGAAACAGCCAGCCAATATGCCACCGACATCGCCGTCGACACCCTGGGGAGCGCCCTCATCACAGGCTACATCGACGCTTCCATCACGCCGGAGGGCCGCTACCGCCGCGACATGTTCGTCCTCAAGATCTCCGCGGCCGGCGACCTCGTATACAATGAGCGCTTCGAGGACGAGCCAAACGAAAGGGCCGGCCAGGTCGCTGTCGACCCCGCAGGAAACGCGCTCATCGCGTCCGTCATCGAGGCCACGACGCCCCGCGATCCAGCCGGTGATGACGTCCAGTTGACCAAGCTCGATCCCGACGGCGCGCTGCTATGGAGAAAACGCTTCGGCGGACCCGGCGATCAGCGGATATCCGCCCTCGCCGTCGATCGCAGCGGCAACGCAATCCTCGCGGGCGAGCTCGAGGGCTCCATCGATTTCGGCGCCGGCCCCATGGCAAGCGCCGGCAGCCGAGACGGCTTCGTGGTGAAGCTCGACCCCGAAGGTCGCCACCTCTGGACCGCGCGCCTCGGTGACCGAGGCTGGCAAGCCGCGAGCGCGGTCGCCGTCGACGCCCAGGGAAACACCATCGTCGCCGGCACCTTCAATGGCCGCATCCATATCGGCGGAGGCCTCTCCCTCGAGACAGGCGGAGAGCGCGACGAGATCTTCGTCGCCAAGCTCGACCCCCAAGGCCGACCCCTGTGGGCCCAGAGGTTCGGCGCCCGCGGCTTCCTCGGCGAGCTCTTCTCCCGTTACCAACGCGCCAACGCCCTGGCCGTCGACGCGTCCGGAAACATCTTCGTGGTCGGGGTGTTCGGCGGGAAAATCGATTTCGGCGTCTCCGCCTCCGGCGACTCGTTTCGCCTGGAGAGCTACGACGACTACGACGCCTTCGTCGTCAAGCTCAGCCCGAAGGGCGAGCACGTGTGGAGGCGTCGCCTGCCTGGAAGTGGTGACCAGCACGCCGTCGGCGTCGCCGTCGACAGCGCCGGGGCCGCGTGGGTCACCGGCACGATGTTCGGCGCGGTGCAGATGTGCGGCGGCGCCATCAAGAGCGCTGGCGCGAGCGACGTCTTCTTGATGAACCTCGATTCGTCCGGTCGCACCATGTCTTTTCGTCGCATCGGTGATGATTTGGCGCAGCAGGCCGCGGACGTCGCCGTCGATGCATCGGGAGCGGCGCTCGTCGTCGCCTCGGGCATGGGCACGATGGATTTCGGCGGCGGGCCGTTCTCGCGCGGCGGCGAGTACGGCGTCTTCGTCGCCAAGCTCTTGCCCTGA